In Nitrospira sp., the sequence TTCTCTTGTCGATGCGGCTCGGCTGATGAGCGAGAAGCGGATCGGGTCATTGCTGACGATCGAAGCGGGCGAAATCGTCGGTATAGTGACTGAGCGCGATGTGGTCCGGAAAGGACTTGCCACCAACCGGGATGCAGGCAGCACTCACGTCAGTGCCGTGATGAGCTCTCCTCTCGTGAGCATCGATATCAATCGCACAGTACGCGACGCCAGTAAAGTCATGGCAGAACAGGGGCTGCGTCACTTGACCGTGACTGAGAACGGAAAGATTGTCGGGGTGCTCTCCATACGAGACTTAGTGAAAATGGTCTCCGTCCGGGATCGGCCCAGGTTTCTCGGCAGGACATCGTAGGATGGTGGCCCTTATCGGATCAGCAGCTCGGATCAGCAGCATGGGGACCAGCTGGTGAAGCCAGAGAAATATCGCCACGACGAGGCAGATGGAGAAGACCACGATAGAACCCACCAGTTCCTCGTCGAGCCGCCTTTCGGCGACGAAGATCACCGAACTGACCGCCGACGGCATTGCCGCTACAAGGATCACGACGGCTCCTTCCGTCCTCACCAAGCCGAGTAACCCATATTGTCGCCAGGTCCAGCCTCAGCCCCCTACCCATCGCACCGCCACACCTAACGTTGCCAGTTGCGTCGTCCGACGGACCGCTCAGAAACTGATCGACAGTCCGAGCACTAGCCCAACTATCTCAACTCGCCTCAAGCGTCGCTGATGGTTGGCGGTTGACATCTCGAGAAGGCGCACAGAGACATGGGGGCGAGGTGCAGCGTCTCCGTAGTGGAGACCGTTTGACCATACAGCCCAATCTATGCGCCTTCCAGGCCGGTTACCCCTTCCGGTTGCGAAAGTTGGGTCAGAGCTCAAGGAGAGTTGTTCAATGAGGCGGGCCACAAGGCGGTTGACGATGTTTTCCTTGAAATGAACGCAGTCTTCGTTCCACAGACTGGAATCATAGATGGTCTCACAAGAAACAAGTGATGGGAGGTTCCGACGATCGGTCGTGGCTATAGCTACTCGCTGAGCTCATGATGTGTAATATTCATCGGTGAATTACAACCGTTCGTCCCTGAGTCGGCCGAAGAGCCTGTCCAAGGCTCATCATAAACGGCATCTGGAGCTCAACGCTATATCGTGATGACGACTTCCACTTCGCCGGTGCGGTGGGCCACTCTCAAGGCGACTTCGTCCTCATGACGATCAAGCACGAGGTCGAGACGCGCGGTTCCGACGGAGAGGTTCCGAATCTCGACTCGCTCAAGAAACGGCGGCAACACAGGACGGACGAAACTCACCAGGCGATGAGGTGTGTCGATTCGTAAGCCCAGACAAGCTTGAAGCAGCAGGAAGCCGGAACCGGCCGCCCAGGCTTGCGGAGAACAGGCCGTCGGATAGAGCGTGGGGCTTTCCCCAGGCCGTCGAGAGAAGCCGCAGAACAATTCCGGCAGCCGATGGAGTTCGAGAAAGAGGCTGGCATCGAAGATGCCAGTCAAGACCTTCATCGCTCCTTGCTTATAGCCGTAAGCCGCCATGCCGGCCGCGATGATGGCGTTGTCGTGAGGCCACACCGACCCGTTATGGTAGGACATCGGGTTGTACCGCGCCTCCGAGGTCGCGATCGTGCGGATGCCCCATCCACTGAAAAACTCCTCGCTCAACAGTGCGCGTGCTGTGCGTGCCCCACGTTCTTCCCCGGCAATGCCGCCATAGAGGCAATGACCCGCATTCGAGGCATGCACACGGCAGGGCCGTCCCTGCCCGTCCAAAGCAAGGGCATAGGAGTCCATCTCCTGGCACCAGAACGCCCGCTCAAATCGATCTCGAAGTGAGTCCGCTTCTTTCAGCAATCGATCGGCATGATCGAGCTCCCCCAGAAGCCGAGCCAAGTCCGCCGCCGTTCGTTTGGCTCGATACACGTAAGCCTGGACCTCACACAGGGCAATCGGCCCCTCAGCACTGGTCCCGTCGGCGTGGAAAATGGCGTCATGAGAGTCTTTCCATCCTTGGTGCACCAGCCCCTTGTCGGTCCGTCGGGCGTAGGTCGTGAAACCCATGCCGGTTGGATCGCCATACTGATCGATCCACTGCAGCGCCAGGCGAATATGCGGCCACAGCGTCGTGAGAAACCGGCGATCGCCGCTCCGTTCGTAGTACGCGCCAGCCAGGACGATGAACAACGGCGTGGCGTCGACACTCCCGTAGTATCTGCCGAATGGAATTTCCCCGAGTGCCGCCATTTCCCCCTGACGCGTCTCATGCAAAATCTTCCCGACCTCTGCATCCTGTTCCGGCCGAATCTCCGTGGCCTGAGTCGAGGCCAGAAAGCCCAACACTCCTCGTGCGAGAGCAGGATTCACCCACAGCATCTGCAACGCCGTAATAATACCGTCTCGTCCGAACGGGACACTGAACCACGGTACACCGGCATAGGGATAGAGTCCTTGCGGCGTCTCCGAGATCAACATGTGAAGATCGGCGATCGACCGGTTCAACCAGTGATTGAACTGTTCATTCGACGTGTAGACGTGGGCATCGGAGGCTTTGGCTCTCTGTAACGCGCGATCGGCATCAAGTTGGGCTCGGTCGTAGGAGAGAAACACCCGGTTCCGCAGTTGTTTGATTTCACAGGAAATCGAGATCTCCCACGTCATGCCGGCGTGCGGAGGGATGTTCGCCTCGATCCTCAATCCATCGGGCGTCACCCGTTTCGGCGCTGGAGAGCACCGGACAGAGGTCCGACGGAGGGTCTCATCGAGTCCTTTGTACCCAAGCACCAGTCCTGTCTTCGATCGAATGGGGTTGAGCCGCCGTCCGCGACGAGGCCGCTGATGGCCTCTCGCTTCGAAGAGGTCGGCGAAATCCGTATCCATTGCCATCGTGAGCAAGAGGGGAAATTTCCTATCTCCGTAATTCTGAACTCGGATGCGCTCGTAACAGGTCCCTTGCCAGAGAAACCGGGTGCGGCATAGATGGAGCGTGCCTCGCGGTACCTGCCGTTGTCCGTCCATCAGGTCTGGGTTCGTCAGATCAATCCGAATGAGCGCATTGTCTTCTTTCACCACAGCGCTGAGCAACATGGGACGCTGCGTCCCGAGCGAAAGCTCGAATCGCGATAGGAAGCGCGTCCCCTCATGATAGAGACCTTGCGGTCCAGGGAGAACCTGATGAAAGTCACCGTACCGATCGAACACTGCGAAGGTCTCACCCTGCTTCAACACTTCCGTGCGGCCATCGGCCAATGATGATGAGGCCAGGATGTAATATTGATCTTTCAATCGGATCACATCGTTCATGAATCGTTTCCTTTATGCTCCGGCCCTTGCTCGACTCATCCGTGTGGCAGCCAACGCTGTGATCAACAGCACAAGAGCGATCCCGAGCAAGCCTGTTTCAGGTCCCAATTGCTCCGTGATCCATCCGAAAGCCGAGATTCCCCCAATGGCTGCAGTCATGGCACCGGTCCCATAGAGTCCCAACACCCGTCCGATCATCTGACTCGGCGTAAGTTCTTGGATAATACCCCAGGCTATCGGAGTAAATGCACCCATACCGCAACCGACTATTCCCATGAAGACACCGGCGAGGTATGGGTCGAGTGTCAGCGTCAATGCACAGAGGGCGGCGCCGCTTAACACACTGGCGCCCATAATCAGGCGCATCCGATCCTTGACCATCCAGTCCGTTACCCACAAAAGCCCGATTGACGTCAATAGCAATCCGACGCCGAGCGCCGACCATAAATAGCCGACCTCGACCGGACCCAATCCAAGCATTTTCCGGGCGAACACCGGGAAGAGCGCGGTCAACGCACTCGTGCCGAAGGTATAGAGGATTGCGGTACCGGTCAAGAGTAACAGCCTCGGCTGGGTAACGACGCCATAACGAAATCCTTCGATCAGATCCTGCAGCATGGTCGGGGTAGAAACGGGTGACGGGGAACTTGCGACAGGTTTGGCAAAACGGACCAGTATCAGGCACGCAGCCGATATCAAGTAGGTCGCCGCGTTGAGGCATAAAACTTCTTGTGACCCGTAGGCGGCAATGCCTAAGCCGCTCAGCGCCGGACCAAAAACAATGCCAAGGCTGGTCGTGCTTTGGAGGAGCGCGTTGGCGGCCGTGAACTGCGTTTTGGGGACAAACCCAGGGATGGCGGCAGTGAGAGCCGGGCCGAACACCGCCGTGGCGATCGCGTGTAGGAGGACCAACGCGTAGAGGACAGATACCGTAAAGGATTCCACGGGGATCAGGCACGGAATCAACCCAATCAATACTGCGCGTAGCACATCGCTGGTGATCAGCAGGAGTTTCTTCGGGAGTCGATCGACATACACACCGATGATCGGACCCAGCACGATCGGGGGGATCGTCTGTAGCAGACCGATCACAGACGTCTTGAGCGGGGATCCGGTGACGGCATAGACAAACCACAGAAGCGCCAGCTTGGAGACACCGTCGCCTATCTGCGAGATAAGTTGCCCGGACCAGACAAGTCCAAAATCGCGAGTCAGGAGCAGCGGACGATCCTGGACGGCGATTTTGTCTGCGTTCTCCACCACGGGGGCAGAGTAAGGCAAGCGGCCGGAGCGGCCTTGCATCAGCTCTCGCCCTCCAGCCGTATCCGCTCAGTGTTCACGGCACGGACGCCCGGCACTTGACGAGCAGCCTCCGCCGCTTCCAGGACGATGACCTGGAAACGCACCGTTCCGTTGAGCTGGACGACACCGTCCTCAGTCTTCACCTCGAAGTTGGCGGCTTTTAAGGTCGCGCTTTTGGAGAAACGTTCTTTGATCAAGGTGGTGAGGATTTCATCCTGCTTCTTCAACAGCGTTTTCGCGAGGTCTTTCTCGACGGCAAGCTTGTTAACCACGGTTTTGACGCCTGAGACGGCTTGCGCGATCTCTGTCGCCGTTGTTTTCTCTGCTTCGGTCGAGACACGTCCTGTCAGGGTCACGGTTTGCTGATCGTCTTCAACTTCAATCTCGTAGTGGAAAAGCCGTGAATCCCCCATCAGTGCAAGCTTGACCGACAAAATCAGTGAACCCAGGGACTTCTTGACGACAGGTTCCCTCTCCTTGCTCTCAGCCTCAACCGGTGGTAAGTCCGACTTGGCGGGAGGACTGGGTTGGGACTGCGGCTTCGTTTCGCCTGATGGTTTGTGCGGCGTTGGCTGCCCCTCGGAAGCGGCTGGGGCCTGTGGGAGACGTGGCACAGGCTTCTCCGGTGCCCCTTCTTTGTGATCGGCTGAGTCCGACTTGGCGGGAGGACTGGGTTGGGACTGCGGCTTCGTTTCGCCTGATGGTTTGTGCGGCGTTGGCTGCCCCTCGGAAGCGGCTGGGGCCTGTGGGAGGCGCGGCACAGCCTTCTCCGGCACACCCTCCTTTTCTTGTGGCTCCGCCGACGCCGAACCAACACTTATCAGTTCCAGCAAGAAAAGACTCATACTCAGTATAATCAGCGCTCGTGGCGACTTGGTCATCCAAGAGACCTCCTCGTGAACGGCCATTCTAACTCGCGACGGCTTTCGTGTCATCTATCCGCGGACCGAGATGGCCCCTTGAGATCCAAGGGGCCGCTCCCACTTCGATGCATCAGTGTTGCTACGAATTGGACGGTGGTGGGTTAGGAGGCAAAGGAGCCGGGTGTAGAAACGACCAAGCTCCCTTGGTGCGACTTGTAAAAGCTGAACAACCATGCGGTAGCTGCCGTCATGAGAAGAATGAAGCTGATTCCTCCTAGGCTGGCGGCCGGACCGATCGTATCGGCAGCCCATCCGAAACCCGCCATGCCGGCCATGGATGACGCCATTCCTCCCGTGGCGAAGCTCGTAAAGACTCGGCCTAGGAGATGTGCCGGCGTCAATTCTTGGAGCATCGTCCAGACCAACGGAGTAAACATGGCGGTGCTACCTCCGATCACCGCGATCAGGGCGCCGGCAACAACAGGAGCTTCGAGGAAACCGAGCGCCGCGATGGCAAGACCTCCGACGGCCAAGGCGCCGGACATGAACCGCAAACGCCAAGACACGTCTCCTTGCGTGATCGATGTCAGGCTAAGGGAGGCGAGCAGCATCCCGACTCCGAGTGCCGACCATAGCCACCCGAGCTGAATCGGGCCCACCCCAAGCACGTCTTTCGCAAAGACCGGCAGCAGAAAAATGAAGGCACTGATGCCGACACTATAGAGAGTTGCCGTCAACATGAGGAGAAGAACCGTCTTCTGCTCGACGAAAACGAAGCGAAAACCCGCCAGCAAGTCGGCTGTGATGCCTTCCGTCAATCCTTTACTCGCCGTGGGCCGGGAGTCGAGAGTTTCATGCATCCGAATGGGGAACAAGCACAGGGCAGAGATGAAAAACGTGACTGCGTTGACGTAGAGCACATTGTGGGCTCCGATGAGCGCGATGCCGAGGCCACTGACGGCAGGACCCACAAGAAGCCCAACATTGGTCGTCGTCTGCATGAGCGCATTGGCAGCGATAAGCCGCTCCTTGGGCACAATGAGAGGAACCGCGGAGGTCAAGGCCGGCCCGAAGACAGTGGAAAAGATTGCGGTGGCAAACACGAGGAAGTAGAGCCGGTCGAGAGTCAAGGCCCCCATGGCATAGAGCAACGGGATCAGGAGAACCATCAAGGTCCGAAGCAGATCGACACCGATCATCACCGGCTTCTTTCGAACACGATCCAGATAGACACCGATCAGCGGCCCAAACAGCAAGGGCGGCAGGGTTTGAAGCAGTCCGACCATTGTCATCTTGAGCGCCGACCCGGTCAGATCATACACAAACCAAAGCAACGCCACCTTATTGAGGCTGTCACCGATCTGAGAGATCGTCTGGCCAGCGAACAAAAAACCGAAGTCTCTGGCTTTGACCATCTCCCAGCCTCGGGCACGGCTCGGAGTGGAACTAGTCTCTTCCAAACGAGCAGATATTTCAGACATGCCGGCCTCGCCCAAAAATTTCATCCTCCTCGGAAGCGAAGGCCTGTGCGGCTCGAACGGCTCCATTCTCAAGCAGACGTTCATACAGCGCCACATAGTCGCGTGCCATCCGATCCGCGGTAAACCGTTCGTCAAAGGCTGCCCGACAGCGTCGCCGATCAATGAGTGGAATCTGTCCGACTGCATCCACCAGTTCGGCTACAGTCTCGCAAATAAAGCCGGTGACACCGTGATCGAGGATTTCAGGAATCGATCCACGTCGGTAGGCTAGCACCGGGGTTCCGCATGCCAGGGCTTCGATCAACACCAACCCGAAGGGCTCCGGCCAATCGTAAGGGCATACCAAGGCCATCGCATTGCCGAGAAACTCATCCTTCTCGGCATCGGAGATCTCGCCGAGGAACTCAATCAACGGATGGTTGAGCAATGGTTCGATTTCGGCTTCGAAATAGGTCTGGTCGGCAGGATCGACTTTTGCCGCAATCCGCAGGGGGAGGCCAGTGCGTTTAGCGATTTCAATCGCTTGGTCCGGACGTTTTTCAGGGGAGATGCGTCCCAGGTAGGCCAGATAACCTTGATGCTTTGGATGGAACCTGTAGAGATTGCGAGGAAGACCATGGTGGACAGTCCCAGCCCAGTTGGCCCAAGGCAACGGTTTACGTTGGGCGTCCGAAATGGACACCAACGGCATTTCAGAAAATTCACGGAAGACCGGCTCCAATTCCGGAAGATCCTGACGTCCGTGTAGGGTGGTCACCACCGGGATGCTATTCCTCCGTGCCAGCGGGAATCCGATGAAATCCAGGTGTGAATGAATAATATCGAAGCCCCTCGCCGCTCCGAGGCCCCGTTCCTGAAGCATCATCAACGGAGCGTCCCGGTTGAAGATACCGGTATTCAAGCGGAGTGCTTGTGGGCAGATTGCTTCAAGCCGCGCGGTCGTCTCTGAATCACCGCTCGCAAACAGCGTGACGTCATGCCCCAGGGCAACCAACTCCTCCGTGATGTAGGAAACGATTCGTTCGGTTCCCCCGTAGAGTTTGGGCGGGACGCTCTCCCACAGCGGGGCCACTTGTGCGATTCTCATTGAGTATTCCTTTCTCTTCCCTTTGCAGCTGGACTGCTTGGTTCAGTCGTCAGCTTGGTTATAATTGTTAATGCATTATGCGGACCGGTTTGAAAACAACTGTCCGCTGATCGGCTGGAGGTGAAACAGGTGATGGGGTGTTTCGATCCATGGCTATCCGATAGCTCATTTGTTCTCGCTCACAATCCTCATGCTACTCATTCCATCTCGCTCGACTCAACGGACAAAAGTTCCGTCACCGGAGCAACATATGTCCACTCAAGGATGCTTGACTGGACATTGAGCCTCACGATCGGCACTCACCGGAGAAATGCACGTCGCCCAGCCGACTTGACGTGATCCGATGCAGTTTGCCGACAGCAAATGCGCCATATTCATTTCCAGATGAAACGCCCCACCCCTCTGTTCGTCTGCTGTTGCGGTATATCAAGTGCGAAGCAACGATGTGGGAGGGCTCTCTTCCGGGGATGCTCCTACTGGCCCATTCTCGCGGCTTTGATGATTTTGTCTTCTTTGATCTGCTCTAAGAAACGATCGGGCGGGACCGCTGGAGGAACAATCTGTACTTCCTGCCAGCCTTCATTGAGTGATCCCTTATGCCCCTTCATTTCATGGACCCATTGGTCGATGCGCTCTTGGCTCGTCCCGTCGCTGAACGTAACCCAGAAGAGAAAAGGTTGCGCTTGACCGTTCTGCGCCCCCTGAGCCACCTGCGGCTGTTGAGCCGGTTGCATCACCTCGGCCTGCCGTGCCAGTACCCTGTCCTCTTGCGAATCGCCACCTTTCGAGGGGTTTAGCCCGGCCGCAAGCAACTTGTTCTTCAGGTCTTGATTGTACTGTTCAAGTCCGGCGATTTCTTTAGACATTCGGTCGTTGTCCACGGTCAGGCTATGGATCGCTGTTTCGATCTGTCCATGCCTCGTCTGGGCTTTGTTCGATGGCTGGTGCACCGCGCGTTCGACTTCCCGGCTAGCCATCACTGTCTGCTGCTTTTCCAGCTCCTGCCTGACGGTCTGCACACTAGTCTCGACGGATTCCTGCGTCGACGACAGTTTGGCCATGGCTTGCTGCAGTTGCGCCATGCCTTTCTGCTGTGACCCCAATGTCTCCCCGAGCTTCTCCTGCATCCGCGCCACCTCGTCCAGCTGCTGCTCGAGTCTTGCGGTTTCAACGATCCGGGAGGCAGGGAGAGCTTCGGACTGGACAACCGGAGACGGCGCTGGTTCAGGCGCCATCCACGTCGTCATTCGGTCGGCGACCAATCCAACGACAGCAATCGCCAATAGTGCTTGCGTGAAGGCGACCGTTCGCATTCCATACGCGAGCGCGGTATCCGGACGGTGGGCTGCCAATCTGTCGGCAACATCAACGATGCTCTTCCAGACTCGACTCCAGAAACTCGGTGCCGGACTGAACAGGGCGCTCAGCGTTCCCCCCTGTGCGGTGTTGAGAACGGACAGTTCGATCGTATCAGCGGAAAGCCGGACACGATGCGTCCTAAATCCATACTCGGGGGCAACAAGTCCTCCCAGAAGTGTTCCCTCTTCGGCGCGAAGCTGTACCGTCTCGATGTGGTCGATACACCGCACTTGCAACATCGCGCCGATTCCCGATCCCTCAAGCTCGCCGACACGGCACTCGTTGACATAGACCTGGATTGGATCCGATGCGCCTCGCACAGGGCGGGGTCGGCTGCTCAATGATTCAAGGAGTCGCGACCGATATATTTCCAGATCCTCTTCCTGACCCATATATCCTCCTTAGCTCTTCTTTCTTTACAGGCTCTCGATTGCATACCCAATACGCTTCGCCCCCTTCACGGCCGCACTTGCAATTCCAGACGCGGTTTTTCGCCGACCGCTGATCCGCTGGATCCCAGACCCCAGGCCGTTTGCATGCAATCGAGGCAAAGCGCCAGATGCCAAATCCGATAATCACAGCCATAGCCTTCAGCAAACATCTCCCCCCATTGAGATCGCGAGAGACAGGGATAATGGTCCGGCTCGCTTCTTCGGTAGTGGGCCTGAGCGACTCGGATAAGTCGTTCCGCCTCGCTGTTGAATCGATGTCGATGACGCTGCTGTTGATTCCCAAGCTCCGCGAGCTCTGCCTTCGTCAAGCCCATCTCGTCCATCGTGCGTTGCCAACCGTTCTTACGCCAGCGGCGAAAATTTTTATAGATGCGTTGACTCTCCAACCCATTGAGTCCGGTCACCGCGATCACTTCTCCCGGGCCCCATCCATAAGCATGATGATAGAGCGCGATCAGCGCGTCACGGCTGATGACCGCGCGTGCTGCAAGACCGTCGACAAATCGGCCGAGCGGCCTCAGCAAGTCCGGATGATAACAAAACGGGTCCGGCTTGCTGTGTTGTTTGGCGACTAGTGAGTCGAACAGAAACAACGGTCTGCACGGAACTTCACTGCGTCCACAGACAAGAAACCGTTCAAGGTATTCAGAACCCCAACGTAACGCAAACTTCTCATGCTCGATGTCATCATTCCACTGGCCGGTCTCCCGTAAGAACCGTTTTGTGTAACCAGTCGCGCGATCCAAAAGCATCGGCAGGGCCTGTAAGGCGACCTGATCGAATTCATCCGGTGTCGAAACCACCTCTTCGAGGCGACTCGCCGTTGCCGTACGATCAGACATCGTCTGACTCTTACTGACCGTGTTTTGCCTTCTCGTCACCGACATTCTGCCTCCATTAACACCGAGAGGGCATTGGACAAATACTTCCTCGCGCTTGCTAATTTTGTCCGTTGTGTGCCCACCACAACATTGTCAGTGACATCCGGAATGGGAAAGCACCATTTCCCTCCACCGACGGTTTACCCTGAGCAGAACTTCAACGGCAGACACGACAGACTAATTAACCAGATTTTCCTGGGCAATTACCAGTGGCGTAACAGTGGTTTAAATCGGCTCAAGGCTCTATAGTTAGAATTGCGAACTAATTGTCAAAAAGATCCGTGACCGCAGACCCAGACCACGCAGGTCACATTGTGTGATAAATGAAAGATGGGTTAACTTTATTCGGATTAAGGGATCGAGAAGGTAACCGTTGTACCCTGACCCGGTTCGCCGGCGATCTTGAGAGTTCCTCCTAGCACTCGTGCTCGCTCCCGCATGCCGACGATTCCCATCCCTCTTTGCCCATCCCACGCCAGGGTTGGATCAAATCCG encodes:
- a CDS encoding MFS transporter, giving the protein MQGRSGRLPYSAPVVENADKIAVQDRPLLLTRDFGLVWSGQLISQIGDGVSKLALLWFVYAVTGSPLKTSVIGLLQTIPPIVLGPIIGVYVDRLPKKLLLITSDVLRAVLIGLIPCLIPVESFTVSVLYALVLLHAIATAVFGPALTAAIPGFVPKTQFTAANALLQSTTSLGIVFGPALSGLGIAAYGSQEVLCLNAATYLISAACLILVRFAKPVASSPSPVSTPTMLQDLIEGFRYGVVTQPRLLLLTGTAILYTFGTSALTALFPVFARKMLGLGPVEVGYLWSALGVGLLLTSIGLLWVTDWMVKDRMRLIMGASVLSGAALCALTLTLDPYLAGVFMGIVGCGMGAFTPIAWGIIQELTPSQMIGRVLGLYGTGAMTAAIGGISAFGWITEQLGPETGLLGIALVLLITALAATRMSRARAGA
- a CDS encoding glycosyltransferase family 4 protein; translated protein: MRIAQVAPLWESVPPKLYGGTERIVSYITEELVALGHDVTLFASGDSETTARLEAICPQALRLNTGIFNRDAPLMMLQERGLGAARGFDIIHSHLDFIGFPLARRNSIPVVTTLHGRQDLPELEPVFREFSEMPLVSISDAQRKPLPWANWAGTVHHGLPRNLYRFHPKHQGYLAYLGRISPEKRPDQAIEIAKRTGLPLRIAAKVDPADQTYFEAEIEPLLNHPLIEFLGEISDAEKDEFLGNAMALVCPYDWPEPFGLVLIEALACGTPVLAYRRGSIPEILDHGVTGFICETVAELVDAVGQIPLIDRRRCRAAFDERFTADRMARDYVALYERLLENGAVRAAQAFASEEDEIFGRGRHV
- a CDS encoding amylo-alpha-1,6-glucosidase, whose product is MNDVIRLKDQYYILASSSLADGRTEVLKQGETFAVFDRYGDFHQVLPGPQGLYHEGTRFLSRFELSLGTQRPMLLSAVVKEDNALIRIDLTNPDLMDGQRQVPRGTLHLCRTRFLWQGTCYERIRVQNYGDRKFPLLLTMAMDTDFADLFEARGHQRPRRGRRLNPIRSKTGLVLGYKGLDETLRRTSVRCSPAPKRVTPDGLRIEANIPPHAGMTWEISISCEIKQLRNRVFLSYDRAQLDADRALQRAKASDAHVYTSNEQFNHWLNRSIADLHMLISETPQGLYPYAGVPWFSVPFGRDGIITALQMLWVNPALARGVLGFLASTQATEIRPEQDAEVGKILHETRQGEMAALGEIPFGRYYGSVDATPLFIVLAGAYYERSGDRRFLTTLWPHIRLALQWIDQYGDPTGMGFTTYARRTDKGLVHQGWKDSHDAIFHADGTSAEGPIALCEVQAYVYRAKRTAADLARLLGELDHADRLLKEADSLRDRFERAFWCQEMDSYALALDGQGRPCRVHASNAGHCLYGGIAGEERGARTARALLSEEFFSGWGIRTIATSEARYNPMSYHNGSVWPHDNAIIAAGMAAYGYKQGAMKVLTGIFDASLFLELHRLPELFCGFSRRPGESPTLYPTACSPQAWAAGSGFLLLQACLGLRIDTPHRLVSFVRPVLPPFLERVEIRNLSVGTARLDLVLDRHEDEVALRVAHRTGEVEVVITI
- a CDS encoding BON domain-containing protein, coding for MTKSPRALIILSMSLFLLELISVGSASAEPQEKEGVPEKAVPRLPQAPAASEGQPTPHKPSGETKPQSQPSPPAKSDSADHKEGAPEKPVPRLPQAPAASEGQPTPHKPSGETKPQSQPSPPAKSDLPPVEAESKEREPVVKKSLGSLILSVKLALMGDSRLFHYEIEVEDDQQTVTLTGRVSTEAEKTTATEIAQAVSGVKTVVNKLAVEKDLAKTLLKKQDEILTTLIKERFSKSATLKAANFEVKTEDGVVQLNGTVRFQVIVLEAAEAARQVPGVRAVNTERIRLEGES
- a CDS encoding MFS transporter — translated: MSEISARLEETSSTPSRARGWEMVKARDFGFLFAGQTISQIGDSLNKVALLWFVYDLTGSALKMTMVGLLQTLPPLLFGPLIGVYLDRVRKKPVMIGVDLLRTLMVLLIPLLYAMGALTLDRLYFLVFATAIFSTVFGPALTSAVPLIVPKERLIAANALMQTTTNVGLLVGPAVSGLGIALIGAHNVLYVNAVTFFISALCLFPIRMHETLDSRPTASKGLTEGITADLLAGFRFVFVEQKTVLLLMLTATLYSVGISAFIFLLPVFAKDVLGVGPIQLGWLWSALGVGMLLASLSLTSITQGDVSWRLRFMSGALAVGGLAIAALGFLEAPVVAGALIAVIGGSTAMFTPLVWTMLQELTPAHLLGRVFTSFATGGMASSMAGMAGFGWAADTIGPAASLGGISFILLMTAATAWLFSFYKSHQGSLVVSTPGSFAS